In Pseudomonas fluorescens, one genomic interval encodes:
- the hemE gene encoding uroporphyrinogen decarboxylase yields MTALKNDRFLRALLKQPVDVTPVWMMRQAGRYLPEYRASRAQAGDFMSLCMNPEFACEVTLQPLDRYPQLDAAILFSDILTIPDAMGQGLYFETGEGPRFKKVVSTLADIEALPIPDPHKDLGYVMDAVSTIRRELNGRVPLIGFSGSPWTLATYMVEGGSSKDFRKTKAMLYDNPQAMHLLLDKLAQSVTSYLNGQIQAGAQAVQIFDTWGGNLSAAAYQEFSLAYMKKIVSGLIREHDGRKVPVILFTKNGGLWLESIADAGADALGLDWTCDIGNARARVGDKVALQGNMDPTVLYAKPEAIRTEVGRILASYGKGSGHVFNLGHGITPEVDPEHAGAFLRAVHELSAQYHE; encoded by the coding sequence ATGACTGCCCTGAAGAACGACCGTTTCCTCCGCGCCCTGCTCAAGCAACCTGTAGACGTCACCCCGGTGTGGATGATGCGCCAGGCCGGCCGCTACCTGCCGGAATACCGCGCCAGCCGTGCCCAGGCCGGTGATTTCATGAGCCTGTGCATGAATCCGGAATTCGCTTGCGAAGTTACGTTGCAACCGCTCGACCGCTACCCGCAACTGGACGCGGCGATCCTGTTCTCCGACATCCTCACCATCCCCGATGCCATGGGCCAGGGTCTGTACTTCGAGACCGGTGAAGGCCCGCGCTTCAAGAAAGTCGTCAGCACCCTGGCCGACATCGAAGCGTTGCCGATCCCTGATCCACACAAAGACCTCGGCTACGTGATGGACGCGGTCAGCACCATCCGCCGCGAGCTGAACGGCCGTGTGCCGCTGATCGGCTTCTCCGGCAGCCCGTGGACCCTCGCCACTTACATGGTTGAAGGCGGCTCGTCGAAAGACTTCCGCAAAACCAAGGCGATGCTCTACGACAACCCGCAAGCCATGCACCTGCTGCTGGACAAACTGGCGCAGTCGGTCACCTCGTACCTCAACGGCCAGATCCAGGCCGGCGCGCAAGCGGTGCAGATCTTCGATACCTGGGGCGGCAACCTGTCGGCGGCGGCGTATCAGGAGTTCTCCCTGGCGTACATGAAGAAAATCGTCAGCGGCCTGATCCGCGAGCACGACGGTCGCAAAGTGCCGGTGATCCTCTTCACCAAGAACGGCGGCCTGTGGCTGGAAAGCATCGCCGACGCTGGCGCCGACGCACTGGGCCTGGACTGGACCTGCGACATCGGCAACGCTCGCGCCCGTGTCGGCGACAAGGTCGCGCTGCAAGGCAACATGGACCCGACCGTGCTCTACGCCAAACCTGAAGCGATCCGCACTGAAGTCGGTCGTATTCTGGCCAGCTATGGCAAAGGCAGTGGCCACGTGTTCAACCTGGGTCACGGCATCACTCCGGAAGTCGACCCAGAGCACGCCGGTGCGTTCCTGCGCGCGGTGCATGAACTGTCGGCGCAGTATCACGAGTAA
- a CDS encoding FAD-dependent oxidoreductase, whose amino-acid sequence MAERLNNDFQFIDVGRKDPKKKLLRQRKKEFVEIYEPFKPQQSADQAHRCLGCGNPYCEWKCPVHNFIPNWLKLVAEGNILQAAELSHQTNTLPEVCGRVCPQDRLCEGACTLNDGFGAVTIGSVEKYITDTAFAMGWRPDMSKVKPTGKRVAIIGAGPAGLGCADVLVRGGVTPVVFDKNPEIGGLLTFGIPEFKLEKTVLSNRREVFTGMGIEFRLNTEVGKDVTMEQLLAEYDAVFMGMGTYTYMKGGFAGEDLPGVYDALDFLIANVNRNLGFEKSPEDFVDMKGKKVVVLGGGDTAMDCNRTSIRQGAKSVTCAYRRDEANMPGSRKEVKNAKEEGVKFLYNRQPIAIVGEDKVEGVKVVETRLGEPDARGRRSPEPIPGSEEIIPADAVVIAFGFRPSPAPWFEQFEIQTDSQGRVVAPEQGQYKHQTSNPKIFAGGDMVRGSDLVVTAIFEGRNAAEGILDYLGV is encoded by the coding sequence ATGGCTGAACGTCTGAATAACGACTTCCAGTTCATCGATGTCGGGCGCAAGGATCCGAAGAAGAAACTGTTGCGTCAACGCAAGAAAGAGTTCGTCGAGATCTACGAACCGTTCAAACCCCAGCAGTCGGCCGATCAGGCCCACCGCTGCCTGGGTTGCGGCAACCCGTATTGCGAATGGAAGTGCCCGGTGCACAACTTCATTCCCAACTGGCTGAAGCTGGTGGCCGAGGGCAACATCCTCCAGGCCGCCGAGCTGTCGCACCAGACCAACACCCTGCCGGAAGTCTGTGGCCGGGTGTGCCCGCAGGATCGGCTGTGCGAGGGTGCCTGCACCCTCAACGACGGTTTCGGTGCGGTGACCATCGGTTCGGTCGAGAAGTACATCACCGACACCGCATTCGCCATGGGCTGGCGCCCGGACATGTCCAAGGTCAAACCGACCGGCAAACGTGTCGCGATCATCGGTGCGGGCCCGGCGGGTCTGGGCTGTGCCGACGTGCTGGTACGTGGCGGCGTGACCCCGGTGGTGTTCGACAAGAACCCGGAAATCGGCGGTCTGCTGACCTTCGGCATTCCCGAGTTCAAGCTTGAGAAGACCGTGCTGAGCAATCGTCGCGAAGTCTTCACCGGCATGGGCATTGAGTTCCGCCTCAACACTGAGGTCGGCAAGGACGTGACCATGGAGCAACTGCTCGCCGAATACGATGCGGTATTCATGGGCATGGGCACCTACACCTACATGAAGGGCGGTTTTGCCGGTGAGGACCTGCCGGGCGTCTACGACGCGCTGGACTTCCTGATTGCCAACGTCAACCGCAACCTGGGCTTTGAAAAGTCGCCGGAAGATTTCGTCGACATGAAAGGCAAGAAGGTCGTGGTACTCGGCGGTGGCGACACGGCGATGGACTGCAACCGCACCTCGATCCGTCAGGGCGCCAAGTCGGTGACCTGTGCTTATCGTCGTGACGAAGCGAACATGCCCGGCTCGCGCAAAGAGGTGAAGAACGCCAAGGAAGAAGGCGTGAAATTCCTCTACAACCGCCAGCCAATCGCGATCGTTGGCGAGGACAAGGTCGAAGGCGTGAAAGTGGTCGAGACCCGTCTCGGCGAACCGGACGCCCGTGGCCGCCGCAGCCCCGAGCCGATCCCGGGCTCCGAAGAGATCATCCCGGCCGACGCCGTGGTCATCGCGTTCGGTTTCCGCCCGAGCCCGGCGCCGTGGTTCGAACAGTTCGAAATCCAGACCGACAGCCAGGGCCGCGTCGTCGCGCCTGAGCAAGGTCAGTACAAGCACCAGACCAGCAACCCGAAAATCTTCGCCGGTGGCGACATGGTGCGCGGTTCCGACCTGGTGGTAACGGCAATCTTCGAAGGCCGCAATGCGGCTGAAGGGATCCTCGATTACCTGGGCGTCTGA